The Dehalogenimonas sp. 4OHTPN genome window below encodes:
- the mutS gene encoding DNA mismatch repair protein MutS — protein MTENLTPLRTQYLRIKKRYPDSIVFFRLGDFYETFDSDAELAARELEIVLTAREMGKGLKVPMAGIPYHAAENYIARLIGRGHKIAVCEQTTRPGEIKGLMEREVVRVVTPGTIVEPALLDGRVNNYLASIAPGGTSCGLAYIDISTGEFAAAQIPAERLETELGRIHPAELILPNGVEACLPRGISITELDPSVFDPESAADTLKAAFRTSTLEGYNLENQPLAAAAAGAIVVYLRETNQSALGVLSHISNYSAAEYMALDDNTLTNLEVFQNATTGGVSGSLLGIVDRTKTVMGARMLRRWLGKPLLSRQGILERQACVETLHSQHLMLKEIEKKLKQVADLERVINRIKTLTAMPRELIALKRSLETVPALADALDSDTLKGLRSGLKPLPDLVRLIHEAIEPEPAASPGEGGVIRTGFSVELDKNKDLAANSRLFITQLESTERSKTGIRTLKVGFNQVFGYYLEVSNPNLSQVPIRYIRKQTLSNAERFITPELKELELQVLSSKERLADLETSLYRHVLQQIGQSADSLLSLAETIARVDVLSALAAVSVENAYVKPSIVDGPVIKIDGGRHPVIEQTLDHSAYIPNDIDLETGDSQIIILTGPNMAGKSTYLKQVAIIVLMAQIGSFIPATSAEIGICDRIFTRIGAREDLVSGKSTFMTEMVETALILSSATSSSLLILDEIGRGTSTSDGLAIAQAVVEFIHQRLCARTLFATHYHELISMAERLPRVRNFNVAVTEDKGEVIFLHRIQPGGTDRSYGIHVAKIAGLPKPVVRRANEILAELENLKTETPVSARPVSAQLSFLNPPSPAIELIRGMDPDSLTPREALEMLYTLKQMLV, from the coding sequence ATGACTGAGAACCTGACCCCGCTGCGAACGCAATACCTGCGTATCAAAAAGCGTTATCCGGATTCAATCGTCTTTTTCCGCCTGGGTGATTTTTACGAGACGTTCGACTCTGATGCTGAACTGGCAGCCCGAGAACTGGAGATAGTCCTGACCGCCCGGGAGATGGGTAAAGGCCTTAAAGTGCCCATGGCTGGCATACCCTACCACGCTGCTGAAAACTACATCGCCAGACTGATCGGGCGAGGTCACAAGATCGCCGTCTGCGAACAGACTACCCGCCCAGGTGAAATCAAAGGTTTGATGGAGCGTGAGGTGGTCCGGGTGGTCACCCCGGGGACAATCGTCGAACCAGCCCTTCTGGACGGCCGCGTAAACAACTACCTGGCTTCAATTGCACCTGGCGGGACGTCCTGCGGGTTGGCCTATATCGACATCTCGACCGGTGAATTTGCCGCCGCCCAGATTCCTGCCGAGCGGCTAGAAACCGAACTGGGACGGATCCACCCGGCCGAACTTATTCTGCCAAATGGCGTCGAGGCTTGCCTCCCTCGTGGCATTTCGATAACCGAACTCGACCCCAGTGTTTTTGATCCGGAATCTGCCGCGGATACTCTTAAAGCTGCTTTTAGGACATCAACGCTGGAAGGCTACAACCTGGAGAACCAGCCGCTAGCCGCCGCGGCAGCCGGGGCTATTGTCGTCTACCTGCGGGAGACTAATCAGAGTGCTCTCGGGGTATTGAGCCACATTTCAAATTATTCAGCCGCAGAGTATATGGCCTTGGATGATAATACCCTGACCAATCTGGAGGTTTTCCAAAACGCCACCACCGGCGGGGTCAGCGGTTCGTTGTTAGGCATTGTCGACCGGACCAAAACAGTCATGGGAGCCCGCATGCTGCGGCGTTGGCTGGGAAAGCCCCTTCTCAGCCGGCAGGGCATCCTGGAACGCCAGGCTTGTGTTGAGACACTTCACAGCCAGCATCTGATGCTGAAAGAGATTGAAAAAAAGCTGAAACAGGTGGCCGATCTCGAGCGGGTGATCAACCGGATAAAGACCTTGACCGCCATGCCGCGTGAACTCATCGCATTGAAGCGCAGCCTTGAAACCGTCCCGGCGCTGGCGGACGCCCTGGATAGTGATACGCTGAAAGGACTCAGGAGCGGATTAAAACCGTTACCAGACCTTGTGCGATTGATCCATGAAGCTATTGAGCCTGAGCCGGCGGCGAGCCCTGGCGAAGGAGGCGTGATCCGGACTGGATTTTCGGTTGAGCTTGACAAGAATAAAGATCTGGCTGCCAACTCCAGGTTATTTATCACCCAGCTTGAGTCTACTGAACGTTCCAAAACCGGCATCAGGACGCTAAAAGTAGGTTTCAATCAAGTCTTCGGATATTATCTTGAGGTCTCAAATCCCAATCTATCTCAGGTGCCGATTCGGTATATCCGCAAACAGACGTTATCCAATGCTGAAAGGTTCATAACCCCGGAACTCAAGGAACTCGAATTGCAGGTACTGTCATCGAAGGAGCGGCTGGCCGACCTGGAGACTTCTCTATACCGGCACGTTCTGCAACAAATCGGGCAGTCAGCCGATTCTTTACTAAGCCTGGCTGAAACAATCGCCCGCGTTGATGTGTTGAGCGCTCTTGCGGCGGTATCGGTTGAAAATGCCTATGTTAAACCCTCCATTGTTGACGGGCCGGTGATAAAAATCGACGGCGGCCGTCATCCGGTCATCGAGCAGACACTCGATCACAGTGCTTATATTCCCAATGATATTGACTTGGAGACCGGCGACAGCCAGATCATCATCCTTACCGGGCCGAATATGGCCGGGAAATCCACCTATTTGAAGCAGGTAGCAATTATCGTCCTGATGGCGCAAATAGGGTCTTTCATTCCCGCCACCAGCGCCGAAATCGGCATTTGCGACCGGATCTTCACCCGGATCGGCGCCAGGGAGGATCTGGTTTCAGGGAAATCCACTTTTATGACGGAAATGGTGGAGACGGCGTTGATTTTATCCAGCGCGACATCCAGCAGTCTGCTTATCCTGGATGAAATTGGGCGCGGCACCTCCACCAGTGATGGACTGGCCATAGCGCAGGCGGTAGTGGAATTCATTCATCAGCGACTTTGTGCCCGAACGCTATTTGCAACTCATTATCACGAACTGATCTCCATGGCTGAACGCCTCCCCAGGGTGCGAAATTTCAACGTAGCGGTCACTGAGGACAAGGGGGAAGTTATTTTTCTCCATCGGATCCAGCCCGGTGGGACAGACCGCAGCTACGGCATCCACGTCGCTAAAATCGCCGGGTTGCCCAAGCCGGTTGTCCGCCGGGCTAACGAAATTCTAGCCGAACTGGAAAACCTGAAGACCGAAACACCAGTGTCCGCCAGACCTGTTTCGGCTCAACTTTCTTTCCTGAATCCGCCGTCCCCGGCAATCGAATTAATCAGAGGAATGGATCCCGATTCGTTGACGCCCAGGGAGGCACTGGAAATGCTATACACCCTTAAACAAATGCTGGTATAG
- the pyk gene encoding pyruvate kinase — protein sequence MKPKKPFSPRRTKIVATIGPSSGSPEQLSALLTAGMNIARLNLSHGSTDEHADYIKQIRAESKRLGLPIAILIDLPGPKYRTGQLKTASVWLEQGAAVTLTTEHVIGDERLVPVNLPTLPRDVRSGDIILLDDGALQLKCQDLTPTSAVCTVIVGGKLTPGRGIAVPGRKSSMPFLTEQLKEYIRFAVSQRPEFIALSFVSRPQDIIQVRRIIKKSGAEIPLIAKIERGTAVAAFDSILAEADGVMVARGDLGVDIPLEKLPLVQKEIIHKANRSGKPVITATQMLESMIAAPRPTRAEVSDVANAIFDGTDAVMLSAETSIGKYPVQAVAMMSAVAMETERVLPYDLWIAERDTWLVNQTEELISYNACLTARRLKAAAIVAFTSSGSTAGRVAKYRPSTPILAISPNGDTCRRVILNWGVQAIQIPTPKTVDELFSTAVRLCRKLKLAKAGDNIVVTGGVPLGVAGTTNLLKVQEIT from the coding sequence ATGAAACCCAAAAAGCCTTTCAGTCCTCGACGGACAAAAATTGTCGCGACCATCGGCCCGTCTTCCGGATCGCCGGAACAGTTATCGGCACTTCTAACCGCCGGTATGAATATCGCCCGGCTCAATCTATCCCACGGGAGCACCGACGAGCACGCGGACTATATCAAACAAATTCGCGCTGAAAGTAAACGGCTGGGGCTGCCGATAGCGATTTTGATCGACTTGCCAGGGCCTAAATACCGGACCGGCCAGTTAAAAACCGCGTCGGTATGGCTGGAACAAGGCGCGGCCGTCACTCTGACCACAGAGCATGTCATCGGCGACGAAAGGCTGGTGCCGGTGAATCTGCCGACGCTGCCGCGCGATGTACGGTCCGGGGATATCATTCTACTTGACGACGGCGCCCTTCAACTCAAATGCCAGGATTTGACTCCAACCAGTGCGGTTTGCACGGTGATAGTCGGCGGGAAACTTACCCCCGGCCGGGGCATTGCCGTACCGGGCCGCAAATCCAGCATGCCGTTCCTGACCGAACAGTTGAAGGAGTATATCAGGTTCGCCGTCAGCCAGCGCCCGGAATTCATCGCCTTATCATTTGTCAGCCGTCCGCAGGACATAATCCAGGTGCGCCGTATAATCAAGAAATCCGGCGCCGAGATTCCACTGATTGCTAAAATCGAGCGGGGTACGGCGGTAGCGGCCTTCGATTCGATCCTGGCTGAAGCCGACGGCGTAATGGTCGCCCGGGGAGACCTGGGGGTTGATATCCCGCTGGAAAAGTTGCCTCTGGTTCAGAAGGAAATCATCCATAAGGCGAACCGCTCCGGCAAGCCTGTAATTACCGCCACTCAAATGCTGGAATCCATGATTGCGGCGCCTAGACCGACCCGGGCGGAGGTCAGCGACGTTGCCAATGCTATATTTGACGGCACCGACGCGGTGATGCTTTCGGCTGAAACTTCCATCGGCAAATACCCGGTGCAAGCGGTTGCGATGATGTCCGCGGTAGCTATGGAGACCGAAAGGGTCCTGCCGTACGACCTCTGGATCGCTGAACGCGACACCTGGCTGGTCAACCAGACCGAGGAACTTATCAGTTACAACGCCTGCCTTACAGCGCGGCGCCTCAAAGCCGCCGCCATTGTCGCCTTCACGTCGTCCGGTTCGACCGCCGGGCGCGTCGCTAAATACCGGCCGAGCACGCCGATCCTGGCCATCTCCCCCAACGGGGATACCTGCCGCCGAGTGATCCTCAACTGGGGCGTCCAGGCCATTCAGATACCGACGCCCAAAACAGTGGATGAACTCTTCTCCACTGCGGTGCGTTTGTGCCGGAAACTCAAACTCGCCAAGGCCGGCGATAATATCGTTGTCACCGGAGGCGTGCCGCTGGGCGTCGCCGGTACCACCAACCTCCTTAAGGTCCAGGAAATCACGTAA
- a CDS encoding ABC transporter ATP-binding protein: protein METFIHVHDLKKDYRLGEETVHALAGVSLDLEKGDFAAFVGPSGSGKSTLLHLIGGLDTASEGSITVDGRDLSRASDRELAEYRNKNVGFVFQSFHLHPTYTAEENVAIPLLFAGVGKTERLARARAALEAVGMGHRAGHRPNQLSGGERQRVSIARALVTSPAIIVADEPTGNLDTTNGARIMDLLGRLNQEQGITLIVATHDVELARRSRRVVTLRDGLITGDSRAV from the coding sequence ATGGAGACCTTTATCCATGTTCACGACCTGAAAAAGGACTACCGACTGGGCGAAGAAACGGTCCACGCTCTGGCCGGAGTGTCGCTCGACTTGGAAAAAGGGGATTTCGCCGCGTTCGTCGGGCCGTCCGGCTCAGGTAAAAGCACGCTGCTTCATCTGATCGGCGGGCTCGATACCGCCTCCGAGGGCAGCATCACCGTCGATGGACGCGACCTGTCAAGGGCTTCGGACAGGGAACTGGCTGAGTACCGCAACAAAAACGTCGGGTTTGTTTTCCAGTCTTTTCACCTTCATCCCACTTATACCGCCGAGGAAAATGTTGCCATCCCGCTGCTTTTCGCCGGAGTTGGGAAAACAGAGCGCCTGGCTCGGGCCAGGGCTGCTCTCGAGGCCGTCGGTATGGGACACCGCGCCGGTCACCGGCCAAACCAGTTGTCCGGCGGCGAGCGCCAGCGGGTATCAATCGCCCGCGCCCTGGTGACCAGCCCGGCGATCATCGTCGCCGATGAGCCGACAGGCAACCTCGACACTACCAACGGCGCCCGGATCATGGACCTGCTGGGGCGACTCAACCAGGAACAGGGCATCACCCTGATCGTCGCCACTCACGACGTCGAACTGGCGCGCCGATCCCGCCGTGTAGTGACGCTGCGCGACGGCCTGATTACCGGAGACAGCCGTGCCGTTTAA
- a CDS encoding ABC transporter permease, giving the protein MPFNEIIAMAFSNLWRRKMRTALTVAAVVIGATLVALMASLGTGLKGFIVGQFGQTFPEDAIIVSSGRDINVFQGGGRPQEISSIETVVILPFTAADLEKLRAVPGVERVDYLVSVSARYIQPEGSSKIYTVNVDGVPEYEAAIRPLFMGSHITDGDAGQCLMAYDYLTTFGWPDDESVIGRQVTVSVGKQLAYETETRDYTFTIKGVIDKKISTAELLITQSDAIEMARFYQSNPLRYSEQQPGFTVQLKAAALSDVKPIAAAVKAEGWNALTSDDILAEINSVFNVIQVGLSAFGIIALVVAAIGIINTLLMAIHERTREIGVMKAVGATRGTIRLMFTAEGAALGFLGGAAGGVLALVTGQALNVIGARTFLSDFPGFQLSSFTWWLIPGVIALTTVIALLAGLYPANRAARLDPVEALRYE; this is encoded by the coding sequence GTGCCGTTTAACGAAATTATTGCCATGGCTTTTTCCAACCTGTGGCGGCGTAAAATGCGCACCGCACTGACGGTGGCCGCCGTGGTCATCGGGGCGACACTGGTGGCGCTAATGGCCAGCCTGGGCACCGGGCTCAAGGGTTTCATCGTCGGGCAATTTGGCCAGACTTTCCCGGAGGACGCGATCATAGTCTCCTCCGGGCGCGATATCAACGTCTTCCAGGGCGGCGGCCGGCCTCAGGAAATCTCCAGCATCGAGACCGTCGTCATCCTGCCGTTCACGGCTGCCGACCTCGAGAAGCTGCGGGCTGTCCCCGGCGTCGAGCGGGTTGACTACCTGGTGAGCGTCTCTGCCCGCTACATCCAGCCCGAGGGCAGTTCCAAGATCTACACCGTGAACGTCGACGGGGTGCCGGAGTACGAGGCCGCCATCCGACCGCTGTTCATGGGCAGCCACATCACCGATGGCGACGCCGGGCAGTGCCTGATGGCCTACGATTACCTGACCACTTTCGGCTGGCCCGACGACGAGAGCGTTATCGGGCGGCAGGTGACTGTGTCGGTGGGCAAGCAGCTGGCTTACGAGACTGAAACACGGGACTATACCTTCACCATCAAGGGCGTCATCGATAAGAAAATCTCCACCGCCGAACTCCTGATCACCCAGTCCGACGCCATCGAGATGGCCCGTTTTTACCAGAGCAACCCCCTGAGATACTCCGAGCAGCAGCCGGGCTTCACCGTGCAGCTCAAGGCGGCGGCTTTAAGCGATGTCAAACCTATCGCCGCGGCGGTAAAGGCCGAGGGCTGGAACGCCCTCACCTCAGACGACATCCTGGCTGAGATCAACTCCGTATTCAATGTTATCCAGGTAGGATTGTCCGCCTTCGGCATCATCGCCCTGGTGGTGGCGGCTATCGGCATCATCAACACACTGCTGATGGCTATCCACGAGCGTACCCGGGAGATAGGGGTGATGAAGGCGGTGGGAGCCACCCGCGGCACCATCCGGCTAATGTTCACCGCCGAGGGCGCCGCCCTGGGCTTCCTGGGCGGGGCGGCGGGCGGGGTGCTGGCGCTTGTAACCGGCCAGGCGCTCAATGTCATCGGGGCGAGGACTTTCCTGTCCGATTTCCCCGGCTTCCAGCTTTCATCGTTCACCTGGTGGCTCATCCCCGGCGTCATCGCCTTGACCACCGTCATCGCCCTGCTGGCCGGATTGTATCCCGCCAACCGGGCGGCCAGGCTCGATCCGGTGGAGGCGCTGCGGTACGAGTAG
- the dnaN gene encoding DNA polymerase III subunit beta, whose amino-acid sequence MRLSCLQENLSKGLAIVGRAAASRSTLPITSNVLVATDEGRLKLSATNLEIAVSCWIGAKIEEEGATTVPAKLLTEFIGSLPNDKIEMALSAKKILTMKCARFEARMTGVDARDFPPIPRVENGVAVKVDVAEFKKGVSRVVFAAATDESRPVLTGIDALFEGSVLTLAAADGFRLAVYKMPLAEPASQKIKAIIPAKTLSEVSRLLSDGDESIGITVDTQKSQILFKLKNVELVSQLLQGAFPQYSQIIPQSHTTRAVVETPAFLMAARTAQIFARDGGGIVRLIMTPGGGKTPGRLSITARSEEIGEDQAELDAAVSGEEAKIAFNGKYLLDVLGVISESQVALEVTGPSSPGVIRPVGTDNYVHVVMPMFVQW is encoded by the coding sequence ATGCGCCTATCCTGTCTGCAAGAGAACCTGAGCAAAGGGCTGGCTATTGTCGGCCGGGCCGCCGCCTCACGCTCCACACTGCCGATCACCAGCAACGTGCTGGTGGCTACCGACGAAGGCCGGCTGAAGCTTTCAGCCACCAATTTGGAGATCGCGGTGTCCTGCTGGATCGGGGCCAAGATCGAGGAGGAAGGCGCCACCACCGTGCCGGCGAAGCTGCTGACCGAGTTTATCGGCTCATTGCCGAACGACAAAATCGAGATGGCCCTTTCGGCCAAGAAGATACTGACCATGAAATGCGCCCGCTTCGAGGCGCGGATGACCGGCGTCGACGCCCGGGACTTCCCGCCCATCCCCCGGGTGGAGAACGGCGTGGCGGTCAAAGTCGATGTCGCCGAGTTCAAGAAGGGCGTTTCAAGGGTGGTCTTCGCCGCGGCCACCGACGAGTCCCGCCCGGTACTGACCGGCATCGACGCGCTGTTCGAGGGCTCCGTCCTGACGCTGGCCGCCGCCGACGGCTTCCGCCTGGCGGTCTACAAGATGCCCCTGGCCGAGCCTGCCTCTCAGAAGATCAAGGCTATCATCCCGGCCAAGACGCTGTCCGAGGTCAGCCGCCTCTTAAGCGACGGCGATGAAAGCATCGGCATCACCGTGGACACCCAGAAGAGCCAGATACTGTTCAAACTCAAGAACGTCGAGCTGGTGTCCCAGCTGCTGCAGGGCGCCTTCCCGCAGTACAGCCAGATCATCCCGCAGTCCCACACCACCCGCGCAGTGGTCGAGACGCCGGCCTTCCTGATGGCGGCGCGCACCGCCCAGATCTTCGCCCGCGACGGCGGAGGAATCGTACGGCTGATCATGACCCCGGGCGGCGGCAAGACGCCGGGCAGGCTGTCCATCACGGCACGCTCCGAGGAGATCGGCGAGGACCAGGCCGAACTGGACGCCGCGGTCTCCGGCGAGGAAGCCAAGATTGCCTTCAACGGCAAGTACCTGCTGGACGTGCTGGGCGTCATTTCCGAAAGCCAGGTGGCGCTGGAGGTCACGGGGCCGTCAAGCCCCGGCGTGATCCGGCCGGTGGGAACGGACAACTACGTTCACGTAGTGATGCCGATGTTTGTGCAATGGTAA
- a CDS encoding toll/interleukin-1 receptor domain-containing protein codes for MKLRVFISYSSSDGTNFANKAAEIIRKTGHQPWIYYHNKTLGVLVWQEIAKRIVNETDVFIFLCTPLSCHSWGQAQEAGYALNHRKKTITIVIDNAQVPLELTARNYANTSSGQYLDTVKEIALDLPRIIKRIQKLNPQIEATIL; via the coding sequence ATGAAACTTAGAGTCTTCATAAGCTATTCTTCTTCTGATGGTACCAATTTTGCCAACAAGGCAGCAGAAATCATTCGAAAAACGGGACATCAACCATGGATCTATTACCATAATAAGACTCTCGGCGTTCTTGTCTGGCAGGAGATTGCTAAACGGATTGTCAATGAAACCGATGTGTTTATTTTTCTGTGCACTCCCCTTAGCTGTCATTCTTGGGGACAAGCGCAAGAGGCGGGATACGCTCTTAATCATAGGAAAAAGACCATAACTATAGTGATCGACAATGCTCAGGTTCCACTTGAATTGACAGCGCGCAACTATGCTAATACATCTTCGGGACAATATCTCGACACTGTCAAAGAAATTGCTCTTGATCTCCCGAGAATAATAAAAAGAATTCAGAAACTCAATCCTCAAATCGAGGCAACCATTTTATGA
- a CDS encoding cytochrome c: MRLKATGILATAAAVIIASMLSACVPDTVSPAELTSASQIFANDCASCHGSNRAGDRGPDITPSALTDFSSASLASFLTDHKTAKNLTSAQVSLLADWLKSP, from the coding sequence TTGAGACTTAAAGCCACGGGTATCCTGGCAACCGCAGCGGCGGTTATCATCGCTTCAATGTTGAGCGCCTGCGTGCCGGATACGGTGTCGCCGGCGGAATTGACTTCGGCTTCCCAGATATTCGCCAACGACTGCGCCTCCTGCCACGGCAGCAACCGGGCCGGGGACCGGGGCCCGGATATAACCCCTTCAGCCCTGACCGACTTTTCAAGCGCCAGCCTGGCCAGTTTCCTGACCGATCATAAAACCGCCAAGAATCTGACCTCTGCCCAGGTTTCCCTGCTGGCGGATTGGCTGAAGAGCCCATAA
- a CDS encoding PAS domain S-box protein, producing MEDKYFYRKIIDEIPLPVYVFQDGDLVYFNQAFVDYAGYDRNEIQNMNVMDLVHPEDRETFKCQTVSALSGKLEHLPKEPELRIVSKGGGTRWIRLTPRMISHNGQTAVLGVVTDITAYKN from the coding sequence GTGGAAGATAAATACTTTTACCGCAAGATCATCGATGAAATCCCGCTGCCGGTGTACGTTTTCCAGGACGGCGACCTGGTCTATTTCAACCAGGCGTTTGTAGATTACGCGGGCTACGACCGGAATGAAATTCAGAATATGAACGTGATGGACCTGGTGCATCCGGAAGACCGGGAGACTTTCAAGTGCCAAACGGTTTCCGCCTTATCAGGCAAGCTGGAACACCTGCCGAAGGAGCCTGAACTGCGGATTGTTTCCAAAGGCGGCGGGACCAGGTGGATCCGCCTCACGCCGCGCATGATCAGCCACAACGGCCAGACGGCGGTCCTGGGCGTGGTGACCGATATTACGGCGTACAAAAACTAG
- a CDS encoding pyrimidine dimer DNA glycosylase/endonuclease V: MRMWLVDPRLMCRRHLLGEHVELHMLAGCLRRGKRIGGYLKGLVDPALIACRHEQLVREMSFRGFSHRSPIDSPGCLEPAASISPERNLAELRRRCPACASIAAPPVES; the protein is encoded by the coding sequence ATGCGGATGTGGCTGGTTGACCCGCGGCTGATGTGCCGCCGCCATCTCCTGGGTGAACACGTCGAGCTCCATATGCTGGCCGGATGCCTCCGCCGCGGCAAGCGGATTGGCGGCTACTTGAAAGGCCTGGTAGATCCGGCCCTTATCGCCTGCCGCCATGAGCAGCTGGTGCGGGAAATGAGCTTTCGGGGCTTTTCTCACCGCTCGCCGATAGATTCGCCGGGCTGTCTCGAGCCTGCGGCCAGCATTTCGCCGGAGCGCAATCTGGCCGAACTCCGCCGCCGCTGCCCCGCCTGCGCGTCCATCGCCGCGCCGCCGGTCGAAAGCTGA